One part of the Aspergillus luchuensis IFO 4308 DNA, chromosome 5, nearly complete sequence genome encodes these proteins:
- a CDS encoding fungal specific transcription factor domain-containing protein (COG:S;~EggNog:ENOG410PUGW), translated as MSLRALWKAVRHLKQITRPAQDDALWSRPVIKHLWYSFLNNLPLLHFLKDQSAFASPSPLLLASVLFISALHGPSNDLSEFTKGYFVAQCCAIAELVNPVPYTPPWEIFGNSAEDPDQSLCTKDDSLTFQNILGLIMASLGSEAYVPTTGTWIAIAYRLLLDHTPREVEHTTHDWAGLFSGLQVIDIEHASMHMCCPLLPEQPPLSTLAQFNARKENAFHGLAQMMHHGLSHFVGRGLPTIWSFVSAKEREVLSPIRTPFTDEDARVIRLWARKLDDWLVRYNAASQPSPSDRQGILILLQYHLHKLYVLSIYHPARGFDLGSTDIAPAERHELLVSARAVLRLRLDDASIWSNWDLIMVTFAAMLLLRGIEDGVLHQDDLQLIEKHIDSLKRNHSSVPSIHSVLADRLESGLQSMHTPPEMGPDFAFLAPEEDYSWAIFDQEILSLANPPWLYESIPPLGEMPRTDENQGELSARLEYSALAQGGAEALGGGGIGYN; from the exons ATGTCTCTGCGCGCCCTCTGGAAGGCCGTCAGACACCTCAAACAGATCACACGGCCTGCTCAGGATGATGCTCTCTGGTCACGGCCAGTTATCAAGCATCTGTGGTATTC GTTCCTCAACAACCTACCCCTCCTCCATTTCTTGAAGGATCAGAGTGCTTTCGCATCACCGTCTCCCCTTTTACTTGCATCAGTTCTATTCATATCCGCTCTTCATGGCCCGTCCAATGATCTATCGGAGTTTACGAAAGGATACTTTGTCGCCCAGTGTTGCGCAATCGCCGAGCTTGTCAACCCAGTGCCATACACTCCTCCATGGGAGATATTTGGGAACAGCGCAGAAGACCCTGATCAATCCTTATGTACTAAGGACGATTCGCTGACTTTTCAGAACATCCTCGGTCTAATTATGGCCAGCTTGGGCTCAGAAGCTTATGTGCCAACTACTGGCACATGGATAGCCATCGCGTATCGCCTCTTACTCGATCACACACCGCGCGAAGTCGAACACACGACTCACGACTGGGCTGGACTGTTCTCAGGTCTCCAGGTAATCGATATTGAGCACGCTTCCATGCATATGTGTTGTCCCCTATTACCTGAACAACCACCCCTATCCACCCTTGCCCAATTCAACGCCCGCAAAGAAAATGCTTTCCATGGCCTCGCCCAAATGATGCATCACGGACTCAGTCATTTTGTTGGAAGAGGTCTCCCCACTATATGGTCTTTTGTAAGCGCAAAAGAGCGTGAGGTCCTCTCACCGATCCGGACACCCTTCACCGATGAAGATGCACGGGTTATCCGCCTTTGGGCCCGGAAATTGGACGACTGGCTAGTTCGATATAATGCTGCATCTC AGCCATCCCCTTCTGATCGCCAGGGCATACTAATCCTCCTACAATACCATCTACACAAACTATACGTCCTATCCATATATCATCCGGCCAGAGGATTCGATCTAGGTTCTACGGATATCGCACCAGCCGAAAGACACGAACTACTAGTCTCAGCCCGTGCAGTTCTGCGGCTTCGTCTAGACGACGCTAGTATATGGTCCAACTGGGATCTGATA ATGGTAACATTCGCAGCCATGCTACTACTCCGAGGGATCGAAGACGGCGTACTACACCAAGACG ACCTTCAGCTAATTGAAAAGCACATCGACAGTCTGAAGAGGAACCATTCATCTGTGCCAAGCATCCATAGCGTACTGGCTGATCGACTCGAGTCGGGCCTACAGAGCATGCATACACCGCCTGAAATGGGACCAGATTTTGCATTCCTCGCTCCGGAAGAGGATTATTCTTGGGCGATCTTTGATCAGGAGATTTTGTCTCTGGCGAATCCGCCGTGGCTGTATGAGAGTATTCCTCCCCTTGGGGAGATGCCAAGAACAGATGAGAATCAGGGTGAATTGTCGGCGCGATTGGAGTATTCTGCTTTGGCGCAGGGAGGTGCGGAAGCTctgggtgggggtggtaTCGGATATAATTGA